Within Flavobacterium pisciphilum, the genomic segment TCCAAACTATCAAAACCTAAAACTACATCTATAAGCTCTCCATTTTCAAGTGGAATCATTAAAGAAGTTACAGTTGCCCCATAGTCGATAATGGTAGCTTGCATGCCGTTTTTGTTAGTCAATTTATAAGAATGAATAGCGTTGTTGTCAGGCAATATACCAAAGAATTCTCTTGTGTTTATATCTGTAAAATGTGATTTGTGTTTAATTTTCATTATTTTTTTGTGAAAAATGAAATTCAAAAATATGTATATATTGACATGATTCATACCAGCACCTACCAGTTTTTTGTATATTGCATAAAAACCAAACCATTTATGAATATAATTTCTATCCAAAATAATCTAGGTATCCCAAAATACAAACAAATTATTGCTTCAATCGAGAGTAGCATCAATAAGAAAAACCTAAAGAAAGGGGACAGATTGCCATCGGTTAATAAAGTATGTTTGGCTTTTAATTTATCGAGAGATACCGTTTTGCAAGCATACGATGAATTAAAAAAAAGAGGTATTATTTATGCCATACCAGGAAAGGGATATTACATTAAAAGTGTTGAAATCACAATAAAAGAGAGGGTTTTTCTGCTTTTTGATGAGCTCAATAATTTTAAAGAAGATATTTATATTTCCTTTCTAAGAAATATAGGAGAAGAGGTACAGGTTGATATCTTTTTTTATTATTTTAATACAAAGGTCTTTAAGAAATTGATAAATGACAATAATGGAGCATACACCAAATATGTAATCATGCCAACTGATTTGGCCGATGCCGCTTCATGTATAAATACCCTACCAGTAAATGAAGTTTATATTTTGGATCAGACTAGTGAAGCTTTAAAAACATATCCATCAGTCTGCCAGAATTTTCCAAAAGATATTTATGATGCGTTAGTAAAAGGAAAGCCTAAGCTAGATAAATACAATAAGCTTATTATGATTTTTCCAGGATTTAGAGAGCCTTTAGGAATGAAAGTGGGGTTTTTGAATTTTTGTAATGATTTTTCTTTTGAGAATGAAGTGATTACTGAGTTTAGAGAGCGAGAAGTAAAAGTTGGAGAAGTGTATATAATTCCAAATGATAGAGATTTGGTTCGGGTTATCGAAAAATCCAAGCGCCAAGATTTAAAGCTGGGGGTCGATTTTGGAATTATTTCATATAATGAAACACCATTAAAAAAAGTGGTAGAAAATGGAATAACAACTATTTCAACAAACTTTGAAGAAATGGGAAAAATTATGGCAAAGATGGTTTTGTCAGGAAAGAAACAAAATATTGAAAACAAGTCTTCTTTAATTATGCGGAATTCGTTGTAATTAGAAGTTTTATAAAATTAATAGATATATGGGATTTAAACATTTATTCAAAGCTGAGGTCAAATGGGCATCTAATACAAGCGACAAGCGACATAATTCTAAAAATCATGAAATTGTGATTGAGGGCAAACCTATTTTGAGTGTCTCAGCTGCAAAAGCTTTTAAAGGCGACCCAGAGTTATACAATCCTGAAGATATGTTACTGAGTAGTCTTGTTTCTTGTCACATGATGTCGTATTTCTATGTTTGTAGTCAGAATGGGATTGAGGTGCTTACTTATTCAGATAATGCAGAGGCTAATCTAGAAGTTGAGTTTGATGGAAGTGGGCGCTTTACTGAAGTTCGATTAAATCCAAAAGTTACGATTGCCAATTCAGATAAAATTGAACTTGCATTGGAGTTACACAAAAAAGCAAATCAATTATGTTTTATAGCCAATTCATGTAATTTTCCGATTTTGCATAATCCAACATGTGAAGCAGTTTAAATTGGTATAAAATAAAAATCCGTCGAGTAGAAGTATACAAGACGGATTTAATATTTTGATAAGAAAGTAAATTTACTCTATTTCAGAAACTCTTACGGTATTAACCATTCCTTTATCTTTAATAGGCATTGCTGCTAAGTTGATTAAGTAATCTCCTTTTACAACATATCCTTTATCTTTTACGATTTGATTTACATCAGTTACAGTATCATCTGTACTTACATCTTTATCATAGTAATATGATTTAACTCCCCATAAAAGACTTAATTGAGTTAAGATTCTTTTGTTAGAAGTAAATACTAAAATATGAGCAGATGGTCTCCAAGCCGAAATTTGGAAAGCCGTATATCCACTATTTGTAAGTGTGCAAATAGCTTTAGCTTTTATAGTATTAGCCATAATAGCTGCTTGCTGACAAATTGTTTTAGTGATAAAACGATTTGTTTTAATTTGCGGCGTATTTTGTGGAACATGAATTAGCGGAGAGTCTTCAACAGCTTCGATAATTTGTGTCATTTTTTGAATAACTTGAACTGGGTAGTTTCCTGCAGCAGTTTCACCAGAAAGCATTACAGCATCAGCACCATCCATAACAGAGTTAGCAACGTCATTTACTTCAGCACGAGTAGGTGTTAAGCTAGTGATCATTGTTTCCATCATTTGTGTTGCCACGATTACTGGAATACGAGCAGTTTTTGCTCTACGGATTAATTCTTTTTGAACCAATGGTACTTCATGAGCAGGAAGTTCAACTCCTAAATCTCCACGAGCAACCATTAAAGCGTCACAATAAGCAACGATTTTGTCCATGTTCTCTAATGCCTCAGGCATTTCGATTTTAGCAACGATTGGAATTTTAACATCCGAGTGTTTTGCAATTAACTCTTGTAAATCTTGTAAGTCACGTGGTGTTTTTACAAATGAAAGAGCAATCCAGTCTACTTTTTGTTCAATAGCAAAAATTGCATCAGCAATATCTTTCTCAGTTAATGCAGGTAAAGATATTTTAGTATTAGGAAGGTTAACTCCTTTTTTAGATTTTAGTTCACCACCTTGAATAACAACAGCAGTAACCTCAGATTTTTTGTCTGTTGTAAGGATTTCAAAGATAAGTTTTCCGTCATCAAGTAAAATACGCTCTCCAGGATTTACATCATTTGGAAAGTTTTGGTACTTCATGAAAACTTTTTTTGCAGTACCGATAATATCTTCTGCAGTAGTAAAAGTGATTACATCACCATCGTTTACTACAACTCCTTCTTCCATTACTCCTACGCGAAGTTTAGGACCTTGTAAATCTCCAAGTATAGCTGTGGTATAACCAAACTCTTCGTTAAGTCCTCTAATGATATTGATTTTCTCTTTTACACCTTCGTAATCTGCATGCGAAAAATTAACTCTAAATACGTTCACACCTGCTTCGATCATGTCTTTTATGATCTCTCTAGTACCACATGCAGGGCCAAGTGTGGCTACAATTTTGGTTTTTTTGTTTGTAAGCATTTCTATTAAAAAATTAAATTGTTTTTTGATTTTATTTTATTTGTATCAACTATATAAACCGTTGAGATAGTGTCAATGGCATTTAATATTTGTTGTATTTTTAATATATCGAAAGCTTCCTCACTCTTTTCAATTTTTAAAAAATAATCAACCTTTTTGAACTCAGGTAGTAAATATACTTTTGTGGCTACTTCCATTGAAGTATCTGAAAATAAATCTTGATTGTCATTTGGTGAATTTTGAATGACTTCGTTTTTATTCTGAATCAAATCCCAATAAAGTTCTTTTTCTTCATCATAATAATCAAATCGTGAAAAATGAGTCTCACCTTCTTTCACATTAATTTGAATTTCATTTTTACTTTTACTTAAAAGAACTGGGAAGTTTTGATTGATAAAATAAGCCAATCTATAATCTTCCATTGAAGTATGTATGGCAATCAAATTATAATCAATTTCATCAAATTCGCCTAATTCTAATTTATGAATAGCCATTTCCTGAAAAAATAAGTTGTAAATATACTATTTCTATTGCTGGTTCAATAGTTAAGATTGGTATGTTTTTGTTAATTTATAAACGAAAACGATATAGTTTTAAGAAAATCGAGTTTATTTCTTGTCCATTTTTTCTTGAAAAGCAAAATACGCACGTTGAGATGCCTTTTCTTCAGCTTTCTTTTTGGAAGTTGCTCGTGCTCTTGCGACTACTTTATCATCGATGCTTAATTTGACACCAAATAAACGTTCGCCGCCAATACCATTATCCTCAAAAATATCGTAATGAAATATCTTTTTTTCTTTCTGGCACCATTCAATCACTAAGCTTTTGTAGCTTATTACTTTACCCTCTAGACGGGTAATATCTACATACGGGCTAATTACGCTATTTTGAATAAATTTTTCACAATAAGAGTAACCTCTGTCTAAGTAAATGGCTCCGATAAGTGATTCGAAGATGTTACCATGAATGTTTTCTCCAAAATGTTGAAGTGGCACTTTGCTTTCTATAAACTGAACCAGATTTAAATCCTTTCCAAGGTCGTTTAAGTGTTCTCTACTTACGATTTTAGAACGCATTTTGGTTAAGTAACCCTCGTCACCAGAAGGGGCTTTATTGAATAAATGTGCAGCAATTACAGCACTTAACATCGCATCACCTAGAAATTCTAGACGTTCGTAGTTAATAGGATTTCCGTTTTCATCCAGTCGATTAGAAGAGCGATGTGTAAAGGCTTTCTTGTAAAATTGAATTGAAATTGGCGGGAATCCAAGTATTTTTTGAATAGAATCAAAAAAAATCCCGTCTTCTTGAGAACGGGATTTTGAAAATATTTTTTTGAAAATACTCATAAGAAAATTAGTCAACTAATTTTTTAAACAAAACACAAGCATTGTGACCTCCAAAACCGAAAGTGTTACTCATAGCAACATTAACTTCTCTTTGTTGAGGTTTGTTTAGTGTTAAATTTAATGAAGGATCTATTTTCTCATCAGCAACCGTATGATTGATTGTTGGAGGAACAAGACTATGTTTCATAGCTAGGATAGAAGCAATTGCTTCGATAGCACCAGCAGCACCAAGTAAGTGTCCTGTCATAGATTTAGTAGAGTTGATGTTGATGTTTTTAGCATGATCTCCAAAAACTGCACTAATCGCTTTTAATTCGGCAACGTCTCCAAGTGGAGTAGATGTACCATGCGTATTAATGTGATCAATATCTTCAGGTTTCATACCAGCATCACGTAATGTGTTTTTCATTACAGCAATAACTCCAATTCCTTCTGGATGTGGTGCTGTTAAGTGGTAAGCATCAGATGACATTCCGCCTCCGCCAATTTCGCAATATATTTTTGCTCCACGTGCTTTTGCATGTTCGTAATCTTCAAGTACTAATGCACCAGCTCCTTCACCTAAAACAAAACCATCACGAGTAGCATCAAAAGGTCTTGAAGCAGTCTCAGGGCTTTCGTTTCTAGTTGATAAAGCATGCATAGAGTTAAAACCTCCCATTCCAGCAATTGTAATAGCTGCTTCAGATCCACCAGAGATGATAACATCACACATTCCTAAACGAATGTAGTTGAAAGCATCAATAAGTGCATTAGCAGAAGAAGCACAAGCTGAAACAGTTGTGTAATTTGGTCCCATATAACCATTTCTCATAGAAATGTGTGCAGGTGCAATATCAGCAATCATTTTTGGGATGAAAAATGGGTTGAATTTTGGTGTTCCGTCTCCTTTACCATAGTAAAGAACTTCTTCTTGAAAAGTTTCTAAACCACCAATTCCAGCTCCCCAAATAACACCAACTCTTTGTTTGTCGATATTGTCATCTGTAAGACCAGCATCTTTAATAGCTTCGTCACTTGCAGCAACAGCGTATTGTGCAAATTTATCTAGTCTACGAGATTCTTTACGATCCATAAAATCTTCAATGTTGAAGTTTTTTACTTCACAGGCAAATTTCGTTTTATGTTTCTCTGTATCGTAATACGTTATTGGGGCAGCACCGCTAACTCCATTAATAAGCGCATTCCAATATTCCTGAATGTTATTCCCAATAGGGGTAAGTGCGCCTAATCCTGTTACAACAACTCGCCTTAATACCATAAATAATGTGTTTTATTAGCTTTAAACAAATAAAACCCACGCTTTCTTGATTGTATTATATTACAAAAGAGCCATGGGTATTACAATATAAATATATTTTTTTGATTGAAAATCAACCCAAAATTTAAATTTTTATAAAAAATAATAACACCCGACCTTTTATAGTTTATAAAAAAATCGGGTGGGAATTTATTATTTTTTAGCTTCTTCGATGTAAGAAATAGCTTGACCAACAGTAGCAATGTTTTCTGCTTGATCGTCTGGAATTTGAATATCAAATTCTTTTTCGAATTCCATAATAAGCTCAACAGTGTCTAATGAGTCAGCTCCTAAATCATTAGTGAAGCTTGCTTCTGTTACAACTTCGTTTTCGTCAACACCTAATTTGTCTACGATAATCGCTTTTACTCTTGATGCAATGTCTGACATAATCTTTAATTTTAGAATTTAATTTGTTGGCAAAAATAAAAAACTTTATTTTAAAACCACGATTTAGTTAATAAATGTAACACTAATTTATAAAATTTATTTCAACAAAGGGGTTGGAATGTTATTTAATTTGGTTTTTTATTCCGTTTTTTGCAAAAAATAAATTGATTCTACTATGAAAAAAATAATCGTTTTTGCTTCAGGTTCAGGGAGTAACGCCGAAAACATAATAAAATATTTTGCTGAGACACAAATTGCAAATGTGGTTTCTGTGTTTACCAATAACGCTAATGCGAAAGTAATTGAAAGAGCCAAAAAGTACCATGTAGAGGTCGAAATTTTTACTAAAACAGAATTAATTGAAAGTAATGTATTACAAAAAGTAAAATTAATTGATCCCGATTTGATTATTTTGGCTGGTTTCTTGCTTCAATTCCCAAAACACATTATCGAGGCATATCCTAATAAAATAATTAACATACATCCAGCATTATTACCTAATTATGGAGGCAAGGGAATGTATGGAATGCACATTCACAGGGCAATAGTTGAAAATAAAGAAAAAGAGACCGGAATAAGCATTCATTATGTAAATGAGAATTATGATGAAGGAGCAATTATTTTTCAGGAAAAAGTAGCTTTATCAGATACAGATACAGCAGAGGATGTAGCAGCTAAAATTCATGAGTTAGAACAAAAGCATTTCCCAGAAGTGATTCATAGATTGATAGCGTCTCTGGATTAGTTAGGTTTTTTTAGATAGTTTGATTAATTTCTGTGAAGTAAAAGTATTTCATGAAGTTTCTCGTTGTCTAATTATTTAAGAATCTATGTAGTCTAAATGTCTAGGCAAGTCTAATTAATCTAAGCATTTTAAAAATGGAACACGAAGTACATATATATACAGATGGTGCGGCTAAGGGAAATCCTGGCAATGGAGGATATGGTGTGGTTATGGAATTGGTAGGAACACCACACAAGAAGGAATATTATGAAGGATTCCGTTTAACAACAAATAATAGAATGGAGCTTTTGGCAGTAATAGTAGGTTTAGAAAAACTTAAAAAGCCAAACATGAAAGTTCTTGTTATTTCGGATTCGAAATATGTAGTAGATTCCGTTTTAAAAAAATGGGTTTTTGGTTGGGAGAAGAAAAAATTTGTTGGTAGAAAAAACCCCGATTTATGGAAACGTTTTCTAATTGTTTATAGAAAACATCAGGTAGATTTTAAATGGATAAAAGGACACAATAATCACCCTCAAAACGAACGTTGTGATGAATTAGCTGTTATGGCTTCAATGCAAAAACAACTGTCTATAGATGCTTACTACGAGAATGTAGGTTCTAAAGAAGCATAAAAAAACAACGTCCCTAAAAAATATTTCTTAGGGACGTGTTTTATAATAATTAAGATAGAGTTTAATCTTTGTCTAAATCTTTGGATTTGTTAAATCCTATAAGTAAACCAAGTCCAGCTATAGTAAAAATAGTAGCAGGGTATACAGCACCATCTTGAAGAGAGGTATAAGTTGTAATAAGTAAAGCTACAAAAATTCCTATTCCACTACCTATTAGCAAGAAGGCAAAATTTAAAACAAGTACTTTCCATATAGGAGTATTACTGTTTTTACCTTTCATAAAAATACTGGCATCTACGCCCTTTTCTATAAGAGCTAAACGTTCTCTGTTTCTAGTAGAGTAAATAAGATAGACAATTCCAAAGATCATAAGGAAAAGACTAATTGGTATTAAAATTTGTGGACCCATAATTTTTTTAATTTAATTGATTGATATTCCATATGACGAAAGAGGTTTAGCGAAGGTTACACATTTTGCTAAAATATTTTTTTTAATTTAGTTGTAACCTTAATGAGGTTGTCGTCGTCATATGGAATATGGATAAAGTAAATGATCAGCATTATATCAATCAAATTCTTTTAGGAGAAACCAATATGTTTGCCGTATTGGTTGATCGTTATAAAGATATGATTTTTACTTTGGCTATAAAGATGGTGAAAAATAGAGAAATTGCAGAAGAAGTTTCTCAGGATACTTTTATTAAGATCTTTAATTCTCTAAGTAAGTTTAAAGGAGATTCTAAGTTTTCGACTTGGATTTATAAAATTGCATATAATACATGTTTAGATTATTTAAAGAAGAGTAAAAAAGAAGAGCATAATGTAGTCATCGATGAACTTAAAGGACATGTAGTTCAAACGACGGTTAATGCTTTAAGTATTTTAGAAGATCAGGAAAGAAAGCGAGATATTCAGCATTGTTTAAATTTGTTGCCAAGTGAAGAGAGCTTCTTGTTGACACTTTTCTATTTTGAAGATCAAAATTTAAATGAAATTGGTAAGATCATGGATATTAGTGCTAATAATGTCAAGATAAAGTTATTCCGGAGCAGAAAAAAATTAGCCGTTATTTTAAAAGAACAATTAGAACCTGAAATATTAGATTATTATGAAAGAGAGCGATGAATATTACGAAAATCTAGTTGACAAAGTAATGGCGGAAAGTGGTTTGCAAAAACCTTCTGCTGATTTTACTTCAAAAATCATGTCACAGGTTTTAGTTATAGAGAAAAATAAAAGTATTGTATATAAGCCATTAATTTCTAAGCCAGTTTGGTTTGTAATTTTTGGATGTTTAATTGCTTTTATTGGATATGTAGTTTTTGCAGGGAATAAAGCGACTGATTATGATTTGATGAGCACTTTGTATTATTCTAAAATAGATAATTTGGTTCCAGTGTTTCAATTTTCAAAAAGTACTTCTTACGCTGTTTTCATTGTAGTTTTAATGCTCTTAATTCAGATACCATTATTGAAGAATTATTATGATAAAAGATATAGATTCTAAGTCGTTATTTTTGAGAATTATTGATTTATTTATTCTTGCAGTTGTAAGAAAATAGTAATTATTTTTTGATTGTAAGCGTTTGATTTTTAATATGTTTGCCTGTTTTATTTGGTTTTGATTTTTATGAAAATTTTGATACAATGAACCGTTGCAACTCTGAAACTTATAAAGTATCTTTGCACCTTAATTCGAAATTCATAAAATGAATAAATTACTGATTGTCGGAACAGTTGCTTTCGATGCTATTGAAACTCCTTTTGGGAAAACAGATAAAATATTAGGTGGTGCAGCGACATATATTGGTTTGTCGGCATCGTTTTTTAACCTACAATCGGCTATTGTTTCTGTAGTTGGAGATGATTTTCCACAAGAACATTTAGATTTGTTAACGTCAAGAAATATTGATATTTCAGGACTAGAAATTGTAAAAGGAGGGAAAACTTTCTTTTGGAGTGGACGTTACCATAACGACTTAAATTCAAGAGATACGTTAGCAACAGAGCTTAATGTATTGGCAGATTTTCAACCTAAAGTCCCACAAAACTTTAAAGATTCAGATGTTGTAATGTTAGGAAACTTACATCCTTTGGTACAAAGCAGTGTTTTGGATCAAATGGAATCAAAACCAAAATTAGTGGTTTTAGATACAATGAACTTTTGGATGGATTGTGCTTTACCAGAATTACTAGACGTTATAAAACGTGTTGATGTAATTACAATCAATGATGAAGAGGCAAGACAACTTTCGGGAGAATATTCATTAGTTAAAGCAGCAGCAAAGATTCATACTCTTGGACCTAAATATGTGGTAATCAAGAAAGGGGAACACGGAGCGTTGTTATTCCATGATAAAGAAGTGTTTTTTGCACCAGCATTGCCTTTAGAAGATGTCTTTGATCCAACAGGAGCAGGAGATACATTTGCAGGAGGATTTGCAGGGTTTATTACACAGAGTGAAAACATCTCGTATGGGAATATGAAGAATGCTGTGATTTATGGATCGAATTTAGCTTCTTTCTGTGTAGAGAAATTTGGAACAGAAAGAATGGTAGCATTGGATAAAAATGAAGTAGTGTCTAGATTGAAACAATTTAAATCGCTAACTCAGTTTGACATAGAACTATAAAGAATTAAGCCTCGTTCACGGGGCTTTTTTAATTTTGTTATTACAAAGAATAGTACAAACTACAACAACAACAACAACACAAACACAAATACAATGAGCGACGCTTTAAAACACGAATGTGGTATAGCTTTGGTTAGACTTCTTAAACCGCTTGAATATTACAAAGAAAAATACGGAACTGCTTTTTATGGGATAGAGAAAATGTATCTTATGATGGAGAAGCAGCATAACCGTGGACAAGATGGGGCTGGTTTTGCAAGCATCAAATTAGATGTAGAGCCAGGACAACGATACATAAGTAGAGTTCGTTCAAACCATTCACAACCAATACGAGATGTTTTTGCTCAAATTAATGATCGTATAAATGAAGAGATGGC encodes:
- a CDS encoding PfkB family carbohydrate kinase, which produces MNKLLIVGTVAFDAIETPFGKTDKILGGAATYIGLSASFFNLQSAIVSVVGDDFPQEHLDLLTSRNIDISGLEIVKGGKTFFWSGRYHNDLNSRDTLATELNVLADFQPKVPQNFKDSDVVMLGNLHPLVQSSVLDQMESKPKLVVLDTMNFWMDCALPELLDVIKRVDVITINDEEARQLSGEYSLVKAAAKIHTLGPKYVVIKKGEHGALLFHDKEVFFAPALPLEDVFDPTGAGDTFAGGFAGFITQSENISYGNMKNAVIYGSNLASFCVEKFGTERMVALDKNEVVSRLKQFKSLTQFDIEL
- a CDS encoding OsmC family protein; protein product: MGFKHLFKAEVKWASNTSDKRHNSKNHEIVIEGKPILSVSAAKAFKGDPELYNPEDMLLSSLVSCHMMSYFYVCSQNGIEVLTYSDNAEANLEVEFDGSGRFTEVRLNPKVTIANSDKIELALELHKKANQLCFIANSCNFPILHNPTCEAV
- a CDS encoding acyl carrier protein, producing MSDIASRVKAIIVDKLGVDENEVVTEASFTNDLGADSLDTVELIMEFEKEFDIQIPDDQAENIATVGQAISYIEEAKK
- a CDS encoding IPExxxVDY family protein, translating into MAIHKLELGEFDEIDYNLIAIHTSMEDYRLAYFINQNFPVLLSKSKNEIQINVKEGETHFSRFDYYDEEKELYWDLIQNKNEVIQNSPNDNQDLFSDTSMEVATKVYLLPEFKKVDYFLKIEKSEEAFDILKIQQILNAIDTISTVYIVDTNKIKSKNNLIF
- a CDS encoding RNA polymerase sigma factor, with translation MDKVNDQHYINQILLGETNMFAVLVDRYKDMIFTLAIKMVKNREIAEEVSQDTFIKIFNSLSKFKGDSKFSTWIYKIAYNTCLDYLKKSKKEEHNVVIDELKGHVVQTTVNALSILEDQERKRDIQHCLNLLPSEESFLLTLFYFEDQNLNEIGKIMDISANNVKIKLFRSRKKLAVILKEQLEPEILDYYERER
- the fabF gene encoding beta-ketoacyl-ACP synthase II, producing MVLRRVVVTGLGALTPIGNNIQEYWNALINGVSGAAPITYYDTEKHKTKFACEVKNFNIEDFMDRKESRRLDKFAQYAVAASDEAIKDAGLTDDNIDKQRVGVIWGAGIGGLETFQEEVLYYGKGDGTPKFNPFFIPKMIADIAPAHISMRNGYMGPNYTTVSACASSANALIDAFNYIRLGMCDVIISGGSEAAITIAGMGGFNSMHALSTRNESPETASRPFDATRDGFVLGEGAGALVLEDYEHAKARGAKIYCEIGGGGMSSDAYHLTAPHPEGIGVIAVMKNTLRDAGMKPEDIDHINTHGTSTPLGDVAELKAISAVFGDHAKNININSTKSMTGHLLGAAGAIEAIASILAMKHSLVPPTINHTVADEKIDPSLNLTLNKPQQREVNVAMSNTFGFGGHNACVLFKKLVD
- the rnc gene encoding ribonuclease III, translated to MSIFKKIFSKSRSQEDGIFFDSIQKILGFPPISIQFYKKAFTHRSSNRLDENGNPINYERLEFLGDAMLSAVIAAHLFNKAPSGDEGYLTKMRSKIVSREHLNDLGKDLNLVQFIESKVPLQHFGENIHGNIFESLIGAIYLDRGYSYCEKFIQNSVISPYVDITRLEGKVISYKSLVIEWCQKEKKIFHYDIFEDNGIGGERLFGVKLSIDDKVVARARATSKKKAEEKASQRAYFAFQEKMDKK
- a CDS encoding DUF6249 domain-containing protein — encoded protein: MGPQILIPISLFLMIFGIVYLIYSTRNRERLALIEKGVDASIFMKGKNSNTPIWKVLVLNFAFLLIGSGIGIFVALLITTYTSLQDGAVYPATIFTIAGLGLLIGFNKSKDLDKD
- the pyk gene encoding pyruvate kinase yields the protein MLTNKKTKIVATLGPACGTREIIKDMIEAGVNVFRVNFSHADYEGVKEKINIIRGLNEEFGYTTAILGDLQGPKLRVGVMEEGVVVNDGDVITFTTAEDIIGTAKKVFMKYQNFPNDVNPGERILLDDGKLIFEILTTDKKSEVTAVVIQGGELKSKKGVNLPNTKISLPALTEKDIADAIFAIEQKVDWIALSFVKTPRDLQDLQELIAKHSDVKIPIVAKIEMPEALENMDKIVAYCDALMVARGDLGVELPAHEVPLVQKELIRRAKTARIPVIVATQMMETMITSLTPTRAEVNDVANSVMDGADAVMLSGETAAGNYPVQVIQKMTQIIEAVEDSPLIHVPQNTPQIKTNRFITKTICQQAAIMANTIKAKAICTLTNSGYTAFQISAWRPSAHILVFTSNKRILTQLSLLWGVKSYYYDKDVSTDDTVTDVNQIVKDKGYVVKGDYLINLAAMPIKDKGMVNTVRVSEIE
- the rnhA gene encoding ribonuclease HI, which translates into the protein MEHEVHIYTDGAAKGNPGNGGYGVVMELVGTPHKKEYYEGFRLTTNNRMELLAVIVGLEKLKKPNMKVLVISDSKYVVDSVLKKWVFGWEKKKFVGRKNPDLWKRFLIVYRKHQVDFKWIKGHNNHPQNERCDELAVMASMQKQLSIDAYYENVGSKEA
- a CDS encoding GntR family transcriptional regulator, which gives rise to MNIISIQNNLGIPKYKQIIASIESSINKKNLKKGDRLPSVNKVCLAFNLSRDTVLQAYDELKKRGIIYAIPGKGYYIKSVEITIKERVFLLFDELNNFKEDIYISFLRNIGEEVQVDIFFYYFNTKVFKKLINDNNGAYTKYVIMPTDLADAASCINTLPVNEVYILDQTSEALKTYPSVCQNFPKDIYDALVKGKPKLDKYNKLIMIFPGFREPLGMKVGFLNFCNDFSFENEVITEFREREVKVGEVYIIPNDRDLVRVIEKSKRQDLKLGVDFGIISYNETPLKKVVENGITTISTNFEEMGKIMAKMVLSGKKQNIENKSSLIMRNSL
- the purN gene encoding phosphoribosylglycinamide formyltransferase encodes the protein MKKIIVFASGSGSNAENIIKYFAETQIANVVSVFTNNANAKVIERAKKYHVEVEIFTKTELIESNVLQKVKLIDPDLIILAGFLLQFPKHIIEAYPNKIINIHPALLPNYGGKGMYGMHIHRAIVENKEKETGISIHYVNENYDEGAIIFQEKVALSDTDTAEDVAAKIHELEQKHFPEVIHRLIASLD